The genomic stretch CTGCTCGATCATCAGGGACAGACGCTTGTGTATGGCATTCTGTGAAAGTGGGGCTTGTGCGGCATCCATCATGCCCTGCCCTTCCTGCACCACCAGAACGAAGACATGTGCCTGAATGCGCCCCGCAAGCTGAAAGGCGCGGTAAAGTGCATCCCAGCTTCCGGAAACGGATCCCGGCCGGATCGGCTGGGCCTCGTCGGTCTGTCGCAAATCGATGGTCACTAAAATCCGTTCCATTCACACTCCCGTTTGGAAATGGCGCTTTTCGATTCAGGTATTCGTCCGAAAAGCGATTCCTTCGGCGCGTTTTCTCTGATGTTCGATTGCATTCCAAATATCGTGCCGATCGGAACCGCCCCCTGAATATGAAAAGAACGATCGACGATTAACGATATAGAATTCAAGGCATTATCGTGTCGTGGTATCGGCTTGCGGCAAGGAATGGTTGTGGAAATCGGAGGGTGGTGATGTTTCAGGAAGGAGAGCCGTATGATTCAGAATGAAACGTCAGGGGCGGAACAAAGCAAGAGTTGTTGAATTCCAATGGGTTGGAAGGATGTTTCCGGGGGGAAGTTTCGTTCAATATGGAACAGCGGGGAATGGGCGATTGGTGAAGGGCGCATCACGATGTGCCCATACAGGCCCGAACGCAAATAATGGGCGCATCACGATTCGCCCCTACGGAATTGGAAATTAATTACTCATCGTTTTTT from Desulfatirhabdium butyrativorans DSM 18734 encodes the following:
- a CDS encoding universal stress protein, which encodes MERILVTIDLRQTDEAQPIRPGSVSGSWDALYRAFQLAGRIQAHVFVLVVQEGQGMMDAAQAPLSQNAIHKRLSLMIEQARLNGTTVEYHIAYGPYERELIRFVREKRITHIIFGLPETAVSASALNVSLQSIRKAVSCNIEVVRHKTS